The Mytilus galloprovincialis unplaced genomic scaffold, xbMytGall1.hap1.1 HAP1_SCAFFOLD_75, whole genome shotgun sequence genome includes a window with the following:
- the LOC143060132 gene encoding NAD(P)H dehydrogenase [quinone] 1-like: MNKKTALIVYAHPEPKSFNSALRDTAVKTLQAQRYNVLVSDLYAQHFQPVISKTDIIGELEDPKHFNYPNEVGAAYKKDSLCLDVKQEIQKLKLADLVIFQFPMQWASVPAILKGWFERVLIKDFAFSFPNMLDEGLIKGKKAVLSFTTGCPGGMFTPNGLLGDLNVILWPIQYCTLRFCGFDVLKPQCSFSPTHADDKQREEMLNAWGTRLKNILTEEPIMFPSLSNFDAQKWFVISDNYVEEQKNKEVGLSVGHHLGKKMPL, from the exons ATGAACAAGAAAACAGCTTTGATTGTTTATGCTCATCCCGAGCCAAAATCGTTTAATTCAGCACTTCGCGACACAGCTGTTAAAACTCTTCAAGCCCAGAGATATAATGTTTTAGTGTCCGATCTTTACGCACAACATTTTCAACCAGTGATTTCAAAAACAGATATTATAG GCGAACTCGAGGATCCAAAACATTTCAATTATCCAAATGAAGTCGGCGCAGCCTATAAAAAAGACAGTTTGTGCTTAGATGTCAAACAAGAAATACAAAAGTTAAAATTGGCTGACTTGGTTATTTTCCAATTTCCAATGCAATGGGCCTCAGTCCCAGCTATTCTTAAGGGATGGTTTGAACGTGTTCTCATCAAAGATTTTGCATTCAGCTTTCCAAACATGTTAGATGAAGGACTTATCAAG GGAAAGAAAGCTGTTTTGTCATTTACAACAGGATGTCCAGGTGGAATGTTTACACCTAATGGTTTGCTAGGAGACCTAAATGTGATTCTTTGGCCTATTCAG tatTGCACACTTCGATTTTGTGGATTTGATGTTCTGAAGCCTCAGTGTTCATTTTCACCAACACATGCCGATGACAAACAGAGAGAAGAAATGCTAAATGCTTGGGGAACTCGCCTAAAGAACATTCTAACAGAAGAACCAATAATGTTCCCATCGCTTTCTAACTTTGATGCACAAAAGTGGTTTGTCATTTCTGACAATTATGTGGAGGAGCAAAAGAATAAAGAAGTCGGACTATCTGTTGGACATCATCTGGGTAAAAAAATGCCATTGTGA